In Candidatus Cloacimonadota bacterium, a genomic segment contains:
- the tig gene encoding trigger factor: MKIEIKDITQCEKEITVTVDKDEALQEYNKVLRKFKNYVVIPGFRKGKAPLNMIERNYSEHAKEEFYNQKLGEFYKKAIDEKKQNPINQGELTDVKWEKGKELVATFKYEIMPTINVEKFKGLKVPFEETKFQKKMVDDTIEDFRQKTATEETVEKAEKGDLITAKIKFLDDEDNVTKDFQRVFALDDNSYSKTFNKNLSGCKVGDEIKTILFTNSQESEDDEIGEDIKDREFLVEIKEIKRKILPELNDDFAKDLEYDSLKDLKNKIEEELKKKLAKDNAERKQQSIATALVENNPFDVPASMVKNYAENMAKPYAEQYKIELEKITPMYEKIAEFQLKNHFIIDTLKKSQEIELTDEDKEAAIKEAAENLNMEVDKYKEMYKKQIESDDFKYALEEKKLMDMIEKSSKFVPYPKEEKKKEEK, from the coding sequence GTGAAAATCGAAATTAAAGACATTACACAATGTGAAAAAGAAATAACGGTTACTGTCGATAAAGATGAAGCTTTGCAGGAATATAACAAAGTACTGCGAAAATTTAAAAATTATGTAGTAATTCCTGGCTTTCGCAAAGGGAAAGCACCTTTGAATATGATTGAAAGAAATTATAGTGAACATGCCAAAGAAGAATTTTACAATCAGAAGTTAGGTGAATTCTACAAAAAAGCTATCGATGAAAAGAAACAGAATCCTATAAATCAAGGTGAACTAACCGATGTGAAATGGGAAAAGGGAAAAGAACTGGTTGCCACTTTCAAATATGAAATAATGCCTACAATTAATGTGGAAAAATTCAAAGGTTTGAAAGTTCCTTTTGAAGAAACTAAATTCCAGAAGAAAATGGTGGATGATACAATCGAAGATTTCCGACAGAAAACAGCAACTGAAGAAACGGTGGAAAAAGCAGAAAAAGGTGATCTTATTACTGCTAAGATCAAATTCTTGGATGATGAAGATAACGTTACCAAAGATTTCCAGCGCGTTTTTGCATTGGATGACAATTCTTATTCCAAAACATTCAACAAAAACTTGAGTGGCTGCAAAGTCGGTGATGAAATAAAAACTATATTATTCACAAATTCTCAAGAATCGGAAGATGATGAAATTGGTGAAGATATAAAAGATCGTGAATTTCTGGTTGAAATTAAAGAGATCAAAAGAAAGATACTTCCAGAACTGAATGATGATTTTGCCAAAGACCTGGAATATGATTCTCTGAAAGACCTAAAAAATAAGATCGAAGAAGAACTTAAGAAAAAACTGGCCAAAGATAATGCAGAAAGAAAACAACAGAGCATCGCTACTGCTTTGGTAGAAAACAATCCTTTTGACGTTCCAGCTTCGATGGTGAAAAACTATGCTGAAAACATGGCAAAACCTTATGCTGAGCAATATAAAATAGAATTGGAAAAGATTACTCCTATGTATGAAAAAATCGCTGAATTCCAATTGAAAAATCATTTCATAATTGATACTCTTAAGAAGTCTCAGGAAATCGAACTGACCGATGAAGATAAGGAAGCCGCTATTAAAGAAGCTGCTGAAAATCTGAATATGGAAGTTGACAAATATAAAGAGATGTATAAAAAGCAGATAGAGAGTGATGATTTTAAATATGCTTTGGAAGAAAAGAAACTGATGGATATGATTGAAAAATCATCTAAGTTTGTACCATATCCAAAAGAAGAAAAGAAAAAAGAGGAGAAATAA